A portion of the Cloacibacillus sp. An23 genome contains these proteins:
- a CDS encoding AzlC family ABC transporter permease yields MDGGRHVRLRAFKAAFPYTLPIFAGFWFIGLAYGIYMNVSGFSFVYPMVMSAVIFGGSLEFVAVSMLLSPFAPLQTLMAALMIQARHLFYGVSMLEKFKGLGWMRPYLIFGMCDETFSINYTANIPEGVDRGWFMLFVTLLNQLYWVSGATVGGLLGSVLTFDTDGIGFVMTGMFVVIFLEQWLKEKKHWTGLIGLAASALCLALFGADSFLVPSMLCILFCLTAFRGPIEKAGGWPE; encoded by the coding sequence TTGGACGGAGGAAGACACGTAAGGCTCAGGGCGTTCAAGGCGGCTTTTCCATATACTCTGCCAATATTCGCCGGCTTCTGGTTCATCGGCCTCGCCTACGGCATTTACATGAACGTCTCGGGCTTCAGCTTCGTCTACCCGATGGTCATGAGCGCCGTGATCTTCGGCGGGTCGCTTGAGTTCGTAGCGGTCTCCATGCTGCTCTCGCCGTTCGCCCCGCTCCAGACGCTGATGGCGGCGCTGATGATACAGGCTCGCCACCTTTTCTACGGCGTTTCGATGCTCGAAAAATTCAAAGGGCTCGGCTGGATGCGCCCCTATCTCATCTTCGGCATGTGCGACGAAACTTTTTCGATAAACTACACGGCGAACATCCCGGAGGGAGTGGACCGCGGCTGGTTTATGCTCTTCGTCACTCTGCTCAATCAGCTCTACTGGGTCTCCGGCGCGACGGTAGGCGGGCTTCTCGGTTCCGTGCTGACCTTCGACACCGACGGCATAGGCTTCGTAATGACGGGAATGTTCGTCGTCATATTCTTGGAACAGTGGCTCAAGGAGAAAAAGCACTGGACGGGGCTCATCGGCCTCGCCGCCTCGGCGCTCTGCCTCGCCCTGTTCGGCGCGGACTCCTTCCTCGTCCCTTCCATGCTCTGCATACTCTTCTGTTTAACGGCGTTCCGGGGGCCGATAGAAAAAGCGGGAGGCTGGCCGGAAT